A part of Candidatus Hydrogenedentota bacterium genomic DNA contains:
- a CDS encoding PepSY domain-containing protein, giving the protein MLERRHFARSIRIARKIHRTMGIVLFALFIVVAVTGLLLGWKKHSGGLILPRSHTGVSTDMTKWLSIDELTRRAFRIAREKIDPDMSLALERIDIRPEKGMVKYVFLDAYWGVQLDCTTGELLHIERRRSDFIENIHDGSIFDHYLGTSNEQIKVACTTVGGSALLMFSVTGFWLWVGPKRLRAGRRASRTTASSPAQPRSDSTCTPPE; this is encoded by the coding sequence ATGCTTGAACGCAGGCACTTCGCGCGGTCAATCCGTATTGCGCGCAAGATACACCGCACCATGGGAATCGTCCTCTTCGCTCTGTTTATCGTCGTCGCCGTCACCGGGTTGCTGCTCGGCTGGAAAAAGCATTCGGGCGGGCTGATTCTCCCCAGGAGCCACACGGGCGTCTCCACGGACATGACGAAATGGCTATCCATTGATGAGCTGACTCGGCGCGCCTTCCGTATCGCCCGGGAAAAGATCGATCCCGATATGTCCCTCGCGCTGGAGCGGATCGACATTCGCCCCGAAAAGGGCATGGTGAAATACGTGTTCCTGGACGCTTACTGGGGTGTCCAGCTCGACTGCACCACCGGGGAACTCCTGCACATCGAACGGCGCCGGTCCGACTTCATCGAGAACATTCACGATGGTTCAATCTTCGATCACTACCTGGGAACCAGCAACGAGCAGATCAAAGTCGCCTGCACAACAGTCGGTGGAAGCGCGCTACTGATGTTTTCGGTTACCGGCTTCTGGCTGTGGGTCGGGCCGAAGCGGCTTCGGGCCGGGCGACGCGCCTCGCGAACTACCGCGTCTTCACCGGCTCAGCCGAGATCTGACAGTACTTGTACACCCCCAGAATA